Part of the Candidatus Eisenbacteria bacterium genome is shown below.
CCGGGCCTGGGGCCGAAGCGGCGCGCGCTCCTCCTGCGCCAGTTCGGCTCGGTGGCGCGGCTCAAGCGCCAGCCGCTCGGCACCATCGCGGCGGTGCCCGGGATCGGGGAGCGGATGGCGGCGCGCATCCTCGAGGTGGTGGGCGCGAGCGGGGGCGCGGAATGAAATCGAAGGGTGCTCGGGAAGCGAAATCGAAGCGTGCCAGCGAGAAGAAAGCGAAGGCGAAGCGCGAGGAGGTGGCCCAGGCGACGATCCGGGCGCCGCTGGGCAAGGTCTGGGTGCTCGCGACGGAGTCGGGTCTACGCGAGATCCGTCTCTCGAGCCGGGAAGCCCCGACGCGCGCCGAGATGCGCTCCAAGGGGTGGAAGCTGATCCGTCGTCCGCGATGGACCGATCCGGTGCGCCGTCTGATCGAGGGCTACTTGACCGGGACCGAGCGGCGTCTCGAAATCCCGCTCGATCTCGGGGCGGGCACGCCCTTTCAGCGCCGCGTTTGGGAAGCGGCCCGAAAGATCCCGTATGGAACCGCGGCTTCCTACGTGGACCTGGCGCGCCTGGCCGGCTACCCGCGCGCGTCCCGCGCGGTGGGGAACGCCCTGGGGGCCAACCCGGTCCCGATCGTCGTCCCCTGCCACCGCGTCATTCACGCCGATCGATCGATCGGCGGGTTTTCATCAGGACTCACCTGGAAGCGGTTCCTCCTCGAGCTGGAGCGCGGTCAGCTGGAGCTTCCCATGAAGCCCCGCCGGCGGTTTCTCTTCAAGCGATGAGGCGTCCCCCTGGTGAAACGGTGGAGCGCGTCCGCCCAAAGAGCGTGCTGGGCATCCACGCCGCGCGTTTTCGAGACCACCTCTCTCTGGAGCGCCGTCTGAGCGAGAACACCGTGCGCGCCTACGTCTGCGATC
Proteins encoded:
- a CDS encoding methylated-DNA--[protein]-cysteine S-methyltransferase — its product is MKSKGAREAKSKRASEKKAKAKREEVAQATIRAPLGKVWVLATESGLREIRLSSREAPTRAEMRSKGWKLIRRPRWTDPVRRLIEGYLTGTERRLEIPLDLGAGTPFQRRVWEAARKIPYGTAASYVDLARLAGYPRASRAVGNALGANPVPIVVPCHRVIHADRSIGGFSSGLTWKRFLLELERGQLELPMKPRRRFLFKR